Genomic DNA from Fusarium keratoplasticum isolate Fu6.1 chromosome 2, whole genome shotgun sequence:
CAACACCACAGAATGAGCCAGCCGAACCCGTTAAGCTCGGGCCAGAGTTGACTCGGGACCTTAAGAAGATCAACCCGCCACGTCCACTCCCTGACAATCGACTTCAACGGCTGACGCAGATTACTGGGGGGTTCAATTTTGGGGGCGGGGCCAATATGGAGATGAAACTCCCACAACGACATACTATCAACCCCATCAGTGATGGTTTCCAGGATACAGTCATTGCTGCTCGTGGGAAACCAAATGGTCGCCAAGAGGAGAGAGTTCGTCCAGAGTCTCCTGCCAGACCTGATGCTCGGCTGCCCATGCGTGAAATAAGGATTCGAAAGTCTCATACTGGCAGATCAGAGGCATACGATATTGGTGACCGTGTTAGAAGCCCATCACCTACGGTTCGTGGAGTACAATGGCCaacacatcatcaacaagagGATCCACGCCGAGCAGTTGATAACGATGTTGAGTATCTTTCTCAGGAAGACGAACACGCGACGCCCAGGCCTaagaagcccaagccagCTCCAAGGGTTCTTTTGGAGAGCTCAATGCCAGCTGTTGCTACTTCTACGAGTCGGGATAAGAAACGGCGACGGCCAAGTCCCGAATATGACGATGTAGCCCTCAGATCCATGTCATTCGCCGCATTACAACAGCAGCCCTTTGATTTCGATCCATCCAAGGAGGAACAGAAGGGCATTGGAGTCAATGCCGACAACCTAGCAGCCAAGCTGGACCAATTTCGCCATCTCGGCGATAGGGAACAGCGTGACCTGTTTTCCAACATGTCCATCGAAGATTGGGAATCGTCGGGAGATTGGTTTGTCAGCGAGTTTACCGGCTTCATGCAGCGTCTGACAGAGGCGAGAAGACACAAACGCAGAATCATTCG
This window encodes:
- a CDS encoding ECM11 domain-containing protein, giving the protein MQPSTRPNFSLASRPQGHKATGSVPPSLQPLPNTSAAIPTRTMAPSLKDKGGRLLAFANAGPKPIRSQSQPENAPQNIEQPQSIALVPERRAFGDPREVPGLAGRHTAPPRENHPLSIPPPRSPPLSVASSNGRMRGSWSDRRPDLFSGSQLGDNFMESGITTPQNEPAEPVKLGPELTRDLKKINPPRPLPDNRLQRLTQITGGFNFGGGANMEMKLPQRHTINPISDGFQDTVIAARGKPNGRQEERVRPESPARPDARLPMREIRIRKSHTGRSEAYDIGDRVRSPSPTVRGVQWPTHHQQEDPRRAVDNDVEYLSQEDEHATPRPKKPKPAPRVLLESSMPAVATSTSRDKKRRRPSPEYDDVALRSMSFAALQQQPFDFDPSKEEQKGIGVNADNLAAKLDQFRHLGDREQRDLFSNMSIEDWESSGDWFVSEFTGFMQRLTEARRHKRRIIREFEKEAADREEAVRLRTEAIDRKLCKMKQDGQRVVEDRGA